One Eurosta solidaginis isolate ZX-2024a chromosome 5, ASM4086904v1, whole genome shotgun sequence DNA segment encodes these proteins:
- the LOC137254616 gene encoding brachyurin-like, whose product MLNIQKILLALIFSYAILSCFNWPTAVHGYAIGQSKYGRIEKFPYQVMLIGKQLWRKRILCGGTLLDQRWILTAGHCTMGVTHFDIYLGALTIEDGEETGRLVLRSTKFIVHEGFNPQTAANDIALVKLPMDVPFTERIQPATLPYYNRNDLLVGAKVEATGWGATNDMSSSDPMQYTELRVISNAECANEFDVVTGGVICAIGLREETVCSGDSGGPLVLKNTQTVVGITSFGPADGCETNIPGGFTRVTYYLHWIETKIGNVVARAQQQRVQQYQRSAYAKQLQQQRQQQEQQYVSQPAYAPARISYHVNDNAV is encoded by the coding sequence ATGTTgaacatacaaaaaatattactGGCGCTAATATTCAGTTATGCCATATTGAGTTGCTTCAATTGGCCCACAGCAGTGCACGGCTATGCCATTGGTCAATCAAAATATGGACGCATTGAAAAGTTTCCCTATCAAGTGATGTTGATCGGCAAACAGTTGTGGCGTAAACGCATCCTTTGTGGCGGCACATTGCTCGATCAGCGTTGGATCTTAACAGCCGGCCATTGCACTATGGGTGTTACACATTTCGATATTTACTTGGGTGCACTCACCATAGAAGATGGCGAAGAGACCGGACGTTTAGTTTTGCGTTCAACCAAATTCATTGTGCATGAAGGTTTCAATCCACAAACAGCAGCCAATGATATTGCGCTCGTCAAACTACCCATGGATGTGCCATTCACCGAACGTATACAGCCCGCAACATTGCCCTATTACAACCGCAACGATTTATTGGTAGGCGCTAAAGTTGAAGCCACTGGTTGGGGTGCCACAAACGATATGTCCAGCAGTGATCCCATGCAATACACTGAATTGCGTGTTATATCGAATGCAGAGTGTGCCAATGAATTTGATGTTGTCACTGGTGGTGTTATATGCGCTATAGGCTTACGTGAGGAAACAGTGTGCTCAGGCGATTCTGGTGGTCCTTTAGTGTTGAAGAATACACAAACAGTTGTTGGTATTACAAGTTTTGGACCCGCTGATGGTTGTGAGACTAATATTCCTGGTGGTTTCACGCGTGTCACATATTATTTGCATTGGATTGAGACGAAAATTGGTAATGTGGTTGCACGCGCTCAACAGCAAAGAGTACAACAATATCAACGTAGTGCATATGCAAAGCAGttgcaacaacaacgacaacaacaagaacagcagTACGTATCACAGCCTGCATATGCGCCTGCGCGTATTAGTTACCATGTAAATGATAACGCAGTGTAA